In a single window of the Arachis hypogaea cultivar Tifrunner chromosome 6, arahy.Tifrunner.gnm2.J5K5, whole genome shotgun sequence genome:
- the LOC112805204 gene encoding protein FAR-RED IMPAIRED RESPONSE 1-like, giving the protein MPFGSFVGVNHHGMSTLLGCALLRNEDTRTFEWLFRTWLKCMGKAPICVITDQSLQMRSALETTLPHTRHRWCIWHILNKIPNKLVGYRHFDQLITCMKRIVFESKSKDSFERDWHDFIEEYDLHNSRWLNDMFADRHMWVPVFFKDEFWAGMRSTQRSESMHSVFDKYLNSKSSLLQFVRQYQNCVIDKEQKELECDAADLRGIIPCVSSSPIEKQFQREYTNSMFRDVQDQFIKKADCDISLINHHGTSIVCEVDQQKMVFDMSVYSRYQVVYCSQLSDVQCDCFMFQSNGILCCHSLAVLLHFRVTSVSSQYILSRWSKNVSRRHTYIKSSIDMDRSDESMTIFRQLCSDFYNIAQDFVATPEVAAILRGAMDSAREKLREHKEFEHQAAHVPSAIYSHTHDECPVSMDELHGPRRVPTRGRTTSTRLGADLEKSIKKRARKNKNTHNHNKEAFLEDSKFNITTYHKH; this is encoded by the exons ATGCCGTTTGGGTCTTTCGTAGGTGTCAACCACCATGGGATGTCTACGCTTCTTGGGTGCGCATTATTGCGGAATGAGGACACTCGTACATTCGAATGGCTTTTTCGTACTTGGTTGAAGTGTATGGGTAAGGCCCCCATATGTGTTATAACAGACCAATCACTGCAGATGCGTTCTGCATTAGAGACCACATTACCACACACACGCCATAGATGGTGCATATGGCATATCCTAAACAAGATACCAAACAAGCTGGTAGGTTACCGTCATTTCGATCAGCTCATCACATGCATGAAGAGGATTGTGTTTGAATCCAAATCTAAGGACTCATTTGAGAGAGATTGGCACGATTTTATTGAAGAGTATGACCTCCACAATTCTAGGTGGCTAAATG ATATGTTTGCTGACCGACACATGTGGGTGCCAGTatttttcaaggatgaattctGGGCTGGCATGAGGAGCACACAGCGTAGTGAGAGCATGCATTCAGTTTTTGATAAGTACTTAAATAGTAAGAGCTCTTTGTTGCAATTTGTTCGCCAATACCAAAACTGTGTTATAGACAAGGAGCAAAAGGAGCTTGAGTGTGACGCTGCTGATTTAAGGGGTATTATCCCTTGTGTTTCCAGCTCACCAATAGAGAAGCAGTTCCAGAGAGAATATACAAACTCCATGTTTCGAGACGTTCAGGATCAATTTATAAAAAAGGCCGATTGTGACATCTCCTTAATCAACCATCATGGCACAAGTATAGTTTGTGAAGTTGACCAACAAAAGATGGTGTTTGACATGTCAGTGTACAGCAGATACCAAGTCGTGTATTGCTCGCAATTATCAGACGTTCAATGTGATTGCTTTATGTTCCAATCGAATGGTATTCTATGCTGCCACAGTCTTGCTGTTCTTCTACATTTTCGTGTGACATCAGTGTCCTCACAATACATTCTATCCCGATGGAGTAAGAATGTTAGTCGGAGACACACATACATCAAGAGTAGCATTGACATGGACCGTTCTGATGAAAGCATGACAATTTTTAGGCAATTGTGTTCTGATTTTTACAACATCGCTCAGGATTTTGTGGCTACTCCAGAGGTTGCTGCTATATTGCGTGGTGCCATGGACAGTGCTCGGGAGAAGCTCAGAGAACACAAGGAATTCGAGCATCAAGCTGCACATGTACCAAGTGCGATTTACTCACATACGCATGATGAGTGTCCCGTTAGCATGGATGAGCTACATGGCCCACGTCGTGTTCCTACGCGAGGTCGTACAACTTCCACCAGACTTGGGGCAGATCTGGAAAAATCTATTAAGAAGAGGGCACGCAAAAACAAGAACACTCACAATCACAACAAG gaAGCATTCTTGGAGGATTCGAAGTTTAACATCACTACATATCATAAGCATTAG
- the LOC112695565 gene encoding F-box protein PP2-B15-like, whose translation MERVPEDCFAHILSFASPQDACSLCLVSTTLQSMADSDCVWEKFLPLDCQEIVSRIVNPSLSCSSNKKHVFVTLCRPQLIDGGNKIFWIEKNSGKICYQLSARELSIAWGKCPLYWSWKPVEGSRFEEAAELRTICWLEMNGSISTGMLSPKTLYGAYLKVKIADRAYGLDSLPSHVSVELPNYKSHGTVYIRRPSHTHEEWLEIELGSFYTGLDKEVVKMGLKEVKGVHLKGGLIVDGIEIRPKMV comes from the exons ATGGAACGCGTGCCAGAGGATTGTTTTGCACACATTTTATCGTTTGCATCCCCACAAGATGCGTGTAGTTTGTGCCTGGTTTCAACGACGTTGCAGTCAATGGCTGATTCAGACTGTGTGTGGGAAAAGTTTTTGCCACTTGATTGTCAAGAAATTGTTTCAAGGATCGTGAATCCTTCATTGTCGTGCTCCTCTAATAAGAAGCACGTGTTTGTCACGTTATGTAGACCACAACTAATTGATGGCGGTAACAAG atATTCTGGAttgaaaaaaattcaggaaaaataTGCTACCAGTTGAGTGCAAGGGAGCTTTCAATTGCATGGGGAAAGTGCCCTCTATATTGGTCCTGGAAACCAGTTGAAGGCTCAAG GTTTGAAGAAGCTGCTGAACTAAGAACGATTTGCTGGCTAGAAATGAATGGCAGCATAAGCACTGGAATGTTATCTCCCAAAACATTATACGGTGCGTATCTGAAAGTGAAAATAGCTGATCGTGCCTATGGCTTGGACTCTTTACCATCACACGTGTCTGTTGAACTTCCCAATTACAAATCACATGGAACTGTTTATATACGACGCCCCTCACACACACATGAAGAATGGTTGGAGATTGAGTTGGGGAGCTTCTATACTGGGCTGGATAAAGAGGTTGTAAAAATGGGCCTCAAGGAGGTCAAAGGCGTCCACTTGAAAGGTGGGCTTATTGTTGATGGAATTGAAATAAGGCCCAAAATGGTCTAA
- the LOC112695564 gene encoding F-box protein PP2-B15, with protein MATYCSNIELLPQDCVCSILSYLSPAEACTFSLVSPTLHSAADSDTVWKSFLPSNYEDILSRAVNPLPLLQFSHHHKQLFQALSHPLPLDAGNKIFQLDKSSGKISYILSATELSIAWSQDTNYWTWTRTPESRFSMVAELRTVNWLQIEGKMRTGELTERTTYGAYLIMKVSSNRAYGLDSAPAEISVAIGDKVVQRGKAYLCQKDEKKRMMERLMYGNRRHMLGNEEQENIPVPLKREDDDGWMEIQIGEFFTGDTDQEINITLMEVGYHLKAGLIVQGIHVRPKH; from the exons ATGGCAACTTATTGCTCAAACATTGAACTCTTGCCGCAAGATTGTGTTTGTTCCATTTTATCGTACTTGTCCCCTGCCGAGGCATGCACATTCTCACTTGTCTCCCCAACCCTTCACTCCGCCGCCGACTCCGACACCGTTTGGAAGTCCTTCTTACCATCCAACTATGAAGACATTCTTTCAAGGGCTGTCAATCCCCTTCCCCTCCTCCAATTCTCTCATCATCACAAGCAACTCTTTCAAGCACTCTCCCATCCCCTCCCCCTTGACGCTGGCAACAag ATCTTCCAATTGGACAAGTCCTCCGGTAAAATTTCGTATATCTTATCTGCAACGGAGTTGTCTATAGCATGGAGCCAAGACACAAATTACTGGACCTGGACACGAACCCCTGAATCAAG GTTCTCAATGGTGGCTGAGTTGAGAACAGTGAACTGGTTGCAAATTGAGGGGAAGATGAGAACAGGGGAGCTGACAGAGAGAACCACATACGGTGCTTATCTGATAATGAAAGTCTCGTCAAACAGAGCTTATGGGCTTGACTCTGCGCCGGCGGAGATATCGGTTGCGATCGGGGACAAAGTCGTGCAGAGAGGAAAGGCTTACTTGTGCCAGAAGGATGAGAAGAAGCGCATGATGGAGAGGCTAATGTACGGGAACCGAAGACACATGTTGGGAAACGAAGAACAAGAGAATATTCCAGTTCCATTGAAAAGAGAGGATGATGATGGGTGGATGGAGATTCAGATAGGGGAGTTCTTCACCGGAGACACTGATCAAGAGATCAACATCACTCTTATGGAGGTCGGTTACCATTTGAAGGCCGGCCTTATCGTCCAAGGCATTCATGTTAGGCCTAAACACTAG